The following coding sequences lie in one Alphaproteobacteria bacterium genomic window:
- a CDS encoding acyl-CoA dehydrogenase, protein MTAPAITAPTGKASPSLAAFNWEDPLLLDAALDEDERLIRDSARAYCQEQLMPRILEANRHEIFHREIMTEMGELGFLGSTIDGYGCAGVNYVSYGLVAREVERVDSGYRSAMSVQSSLVMYPIHAYGSEEQRQKYLPRLATGEWVGCFGLTEPDHGSDPGGMKTRAHAADGGYRLTGNKMWITNSPIADVFVVWAKTDDGVIRGFILEQGMEGLSAPKIEGKFSLRASVTGEIVMDNVFVPEENLMPNVSGLKGPFGCLNRARYGISWGAMGAAEFCWHAARQYTLDRKQFGRPLAANQLIQKKLADMQTEITLGLNGSLRVGRLIDSGEAAPEAISLVKRNNCGKALDIVRMARDMHGGNGVADEFHVIRHVMNLEAVNTYEGTHDIHALILGRAQTGIQAFTGS, encoded by the coding sequence ATGACCGCACCCGCGATAACCGCCCCGACCGGCAAGGCTTCCCCGTCCCTGGCCGCCTTCAATTGGGAAGATCCGCTATTGCTCGACGCCGCGCTCGACGAGGACGAGCGCCTGATCCGCGACAGCGCCCGCGCTTATTGCCAGGAACAGTTGATGCCGCGAATCCTCGAGGCCAACCGGCACGAGATCTTCCATCGCGAGATCATGACCGAAATGGGCGAACTCGGCTTTCTCGGCTCGACCATCGATGGCTATGGCTGCGCCGGCGTCAACTACGTCTCCTACGGCCTTGTCGCGCGCGAGGTCGAGCGCGTCGACAGCGGCTACCGCTCGGCGATGAGCGTCCAGTCGAGCCTCGTCATGTATCCGATCCACGCCTATGGCAGCGAGGAGCAGCGCCAGAAGTACCTGCCCCGGCTGGCGACCGGCGAGTGGGTCGGCTGCTTCGGCCTGACCGAGCCCGACCACGGCTCCGACCCGGGCGGCATGAAGACGCGCGCCCATGCCGCCGACGGCGGCTACCGGCTGACCGGCAACAAGATGTGGATCACCAACTCGCCGATCGCCGACGTCTTCGTCGTCTGGGCCAAGACCGACGATGGGGTCATCCGCGGCTTCATCCTGGAACAGGGGATGGAGGGGCTGAGCGCGCCCAAGATCGAAGGCAAGTTCTCGCTCCGCGCCTCGGTCACCGGCGAAATCGTCATGGACAACGTCTTCGTCCCGGAAGAGAACCTGATGCCCAACGTCAGCGGCCTCAAGGGGCCGTTCGGCTGCCTCAACCGGGCACGTTACGGCATTTCCTGGGGGGCGATGGGCGCGGCCGAGTTCTGCTGGCACGCCGCCCGTCAGTATACCCTCGACCGCAAGCAGTTCGGCCGCCCGCTGGCCGCCAACCAGCTGATCCAGAAGAAGCTCGCCGACATGCAGACCGAGATTACCCTCGGCCTCAACGGATCGTTGCGCGTCGGCCGCCTGATCGACAGCGGCGAGGCCGCGCCCGAGGCGATCTCCCTGGTCAAGCGCAACAATTGCGGCAAGGCCTTGGACATCGTCCGCATGGCGCGCGATATGCATGGCGGCAATGGCGTCGCCGACGAGTTCCATGTCATTCGCCATGTCATGAACCTGGAAGCGGTCAACACCTACGAGGGCACCCACGACATCCACGCCCTCATCCTCGGCCGCGCCCAAACCGGCATCCAGGCGTTCACCGGTTCGTAG
- a CDS encoding oxidoreductase, producing the protein MTHRAIMLEEEDGKVLSRFVELEDSDLPDGDVTIAVSHSTVNYKDGMILNGLGRLVRDYPHVPGVDLAGTVIASDSADFAPGDAVLLTGYRHGEIHWGGYAQKTRVPAEWLIKMPDGLTPARAMAVGTAGFTSMQCIMALESHGLAADKGEVLVTGAAGGVGSVAVAILANLGYAVAASTGRAETHDFLKGLGATTIVDRAELAAKPDRPLLKTRWAGAIDTVGSTSLAHLLAEMDYGASVAACGLAGGSDLDTTVLPFLLRAVNLLGIDSVNCTRDLREQVWRRISTDLPMDKLDSLAVPATLDDVPDLGNAILKGQIRGRAVVEIG; encoded by the coding sequence ATGACACATCGGGCGATCATGTTGGAGGAGGAGGACGGCAAGGTCCTGTCGCGGTTCGTCGAGCTCGAGGATTCGGACCTGCCGGATGGCGACGTCACCATTGCCGTCAGCCATTCGACGGTGAACTACAAGGACGGCATGATCCTCAACGGCCTCGGGCGCCTGGTGCGGGATTATCCCCACGTGCCCGGTGTCGATCTGGCGGGGACAGTTATTGCCTCCGACTCGGCCGATTTCGCACCCGGTGACGCGGTCCTGCTGACCGGTTACCGCCACGGCGAAATCCACTGGGGCGGCTATGCGCAAAAGACCCGCGTTCCGGCCGAATGGCTGATCAAGATGCCCGACGGGCTGACCCCGGCGCGGGCGATGGCGGTCGGCACCGCCGGCTTCACCTCGATGCAATGCATCATGGCGCTCGAGAGCCATGGCCTCGCCGCCGACAAGGGCGAGGTGCTGGTCACCGGCGCCGCCGGCGGCGTCGGCAGCGTGGCGGTCGCTATTCTGGCCAATCTCGGCTATGCGGTCGCCGCGTCGACGGGCCGGGCCGAGACCCACGACTTTCTCAAAGGCCTTGGCGCGACGACCATCGTCGACCGCGCCGAACTGGCGGCGAAGCCCGACCGCCCGCTGCTCAAGACGCGCTGGGCCGGGGCTATCGACACCGTCGGCAGCACCAGCCTGGCGCATCTGCTGGCGGAAATGGATTACGGCGCCAGCGTCGCCGCCTGCGGGCTCGCCGGCGGCAGCGATCTCGACACCACGGTGCTGCCGTTCCTGCTGCGGGCGGTCAACCTGCTGGGGATCGATTCGGTCAATTGCACGCGCGACCTGCGCGAGCAGGTGTGGCGCCGAATCTCCACCGACCTGCCCATGGACAAGCTCGATTCGCTGGCCGTGCCGGCGACGCTCGACGACGTGCCCGATCTCGGCAATGCCATTCTCAAGGGCCAGATCCGCGGCCGCGCCGTCGTCGAGATCGGATAG
- a CDS encoding acetyl-CoA acetyltransferase has translation MTGCIVGWAHLPFGKREDDDLESMVVKAAADAIADAGIAPADIDEIIVGNFNGGFVPQEFPSSLVLQADDSLRFKRAMRVENACATGSAAIHQGLKSIAAKQARIVLAVGVEKMTALPGEEVGGVLLKGAYLKEEEELGSFAGVFARIAQLYFQKYGDHSDALARIAAKNHKNGVANPYAQLRKDLGYDFCREVSDKNPMVAAPLRRTDCSLVSDGAAAVVLADVETALTLGKAAVFRAAQHVSDYLPMSRRDMTRLEGCAVAWRRAYDDAKVSIDDLDLVETHDCFTIAELMQYEAMGLTEDGDGARATEEGWTEKDGKLPVNPSGGLKSKGHPIGATGISMHIMAAMQVTGRADEMQVADAKIAGVFNMGGAGVANYCSIVEGLR, from the coding sequence ATGACCGGATGCATCGTAGGGTGGGCACATCTGCCGTTCGGCAAGCGCGAGGACGACGACCTCGAATCGATGGTCGTCAAGGCGGCGGCCGATGCCATTGCCGATGCCGGAATTGCCCCCGCCGACATCGACGAGATCATCGTCGGCAACTTCAACGGTGGTTTCGTGCCGCAGGAATTTCCGTCGTCCTTGGTGCTCCAGGCCGATGACAGCCTGCGCTTCAAGCGTGCGATGCGGGTCGAAAACGCGTGCGCCACCGGCTCGGCGGCGATCCATCAAGGGCTCAAGAGCATTGCCGCCAAACAGGCCCGGATCGTGCTCGCGGTGGGCGTCGAAAAGATGACGGCGCTGCCCGGCGAGGAGGTCGGCGGCGTGCTGTTGAAAGGCGCCTATCTCAAGGAAGAGGAGGAGCTTGGCAGCTTCGCCGGCGTGTTCGCCCGTATCGCCCAGCTCTATTTCCAGAAATACGGCGACCACAGCGACGCCCTGGCGCGGATCGCGGCCAAGAACCACAAGAACGGCGTTGCCAATCCCTATGCCCAGTTGCGCAAGGATCTCGGCTACGATTTCTGTCGCGAGGTGTCGGACAAGAATCCGATGGTCGCCGCACCGCTGCGGCGTACCGACTGCTCATTGGTTTCGGATGGCGCGGCGGCGGTGGTGTTGGCCGACGTCGAAACCGCGCTCACGCTCGGCAAGGCGGCGGTGTTCCGCGCCGCCCAGCATGTCAGCGACTACCTGCCGATGAGCCGCCGCGACATGACGCGGCTCGAGGGCTGCGCGGTCGCCTGGCGGCGCGCCTACGACGACGCCAAGGTCTCGATCGACGATCTCGACCTGGTCGAGACCCATGACTGCTTCACCATTGCCGAGCTGATGCAGTATGAGGCGATGGGCCTGACCGAAGACGGCGACGGCGCGCGGGCCACCGAGGAAGGCTGGACCGAAAAGGACGGCAAGCTGCCGGTCAATCCCTCGGGCGGGCTCAAATCGAAGGGTCATCCGATCGGCGCGACCGGGATTTCGATGCATATCATGGCGGCGATGCAGGTCACCGGCCGTGCCGACGAGATGCAGGTCGCCGATGCCAAGATCGCCGGCGTGTTCAACATGGGCGGTGCCGGCGTCGCCAACTATTGCAGCATCGTTGAAGGATTGCGGTGA
- a CDS encoding MBL fold metallo-hydrolase produces the protein MTLQLADRWFERRRIDDDITLLWEPFVDPLGRCNIWHVRGRERDLLVDSGMGIASLRDAAADLFEGSLVAVATHSHFDHVGSMHEFPDRVIHRLEADLLAAPGDDRSLKVADIDKDFRDYLAEVGYPLDSEWLITALPTADYDPAAWTTPPAPATRTVDDGDVVDLGDRSFEVLHLPGHSPGSMGLWEAATGTLFSGDAVYDGPLLDRLPESDIAAYMTTMHRLRELPVTVVHAGHDPSFGRTRLAEIADRFIAHGGYVPEA, from the coding sequence ATGACTCTCCAACTCGCCGACCGGTGGTTCGAGCGCCGGCGCATCGACGACGATATCACCCTGCTGTGGGAGCCGTTCGTCGACCCCTTGGGACGTTGCAACATCTGGCACGTGCGCGGCCGCGAGCGCGACCTGCTGGTCGACTCCGGCATGGGTATCGCCAGCCTGCGCGATGCCGCCGCGGACCTGTTCGAGGGCTCCCTGGTCGCGGTCGCCACCCACAGCCATTTCGATCACGTCGGCTCGATGCACGAATTCCCCGACCGCGTCATTCACCGCCTCGAGGCGGACCTGCTCGCGGCGCCGGGCGACGACCGTTCGCTAAAGGTGGCGGATATCGACAAGGACTTTCGCGACTATCTGGCCGAGGTCGGCTATCCGCTCGACAGCGAATGGCTGATCACCGCCCTCCCCACCGCCGATTACGACCCCGCGGCCTGGACCACACCGCCGGCGCCGGCGACGCGAACGGTCGATGACGGCGATGTCGTCGACCTCGGCGATCGCAGTTTCGAGGTCCTGCACCTGCCCGGCCATTCGCCCGGCAGCATGGGGTTATGGGAAGCGGCCACGGGGACCCTGTTCTCCGGTGACGCGGTCTATGACGGCCCGCTCCTCGACCGGCTGCCCGAATCGGACATCGCCGCGTATATGACGACCATGCATCGCCTGCGCGAACTTCCGGTGACGGTGGTCCATGCCGGCCACGACCCCAGTTTCGGCCGTACCCGTCTGGCCGAGATCGCCGACCGATTCATCGCTCACGGCGGCTACGTACCCGAGGCCTGA
- a CDS encoding dihydroorotase, producing the protein MNPRFDLIVAGGTVMTPGGRVGTDIGVAGGRIAALGTLEAGDAAEVFDASGLHVLPGAIDTQVHFREPGNTHKEDLDTGTRAALLGGVTSIFEMPNTSPATLTAADLDDKLARAAGRAWCDHAFFVGAAAENVDALADLERRPGCAGVKMFMGSSTGNLLVPDDETVFEVLKSGRRRMAVHAEDEDRLIARAGLREAGNPATHPIWRDVETALLATQRLLALARRVGRRVHVLHVTTSDEMDLLAANKDLATVETTPQHLTLAAPDCYDRLGTYAQMNPPIRDADHQAGLWRAVADGVVDVIGSDHAPHTREEKDRPYPESPSGMPGVQTLLPLLLDHAAAGRLSLERVVDLTSAGPQRIYGIAGKGRIARGYDADFAVVDLDAKWTITDDWIASRCGWTPFDDMTITGRTVTTILRGRLAVRDGEVLGDPGGRPVRFVETLEKDQASGT; encoded by the coding sequence ATGAACCCACGATTCGATCTGATTGTCGCTGGCGGCACCGTCATGACGCCCGGTGGGCGGGTCGGGACCGACATCGGGGTCGCTGGCGGTCGAATCGCGGCGCTCGGTACCCTCGAGGCAGGGGATGCGGCGGAGGTCTTCGATGCCTCCGGATTGCATGTGCTGCCGGGCGCGATCGATACCCAGGTTCATTTCCGTGAACCCGGCAACACCCACAAGGAGGATCTGGACACGGGAACCCGCGCCGCTCTGCTCGGCGGCGTGACATCGATCTTTGAAATGCCCAATACGTCGCCGGCGACGCTGACCGCGGCCGATCTCGACGACAAGCTGGCGCGGGCCGCGGGCCGCGCCTGGTGCGACCACGCGTTCTTCGTCGGCGCGGCGGCCGAGAACGTCGACGCTCTCGCCGATCTGGAGCGCCGGCCGGGCTGTGCCGGGGTCAAGATGTTCATGGGAAGCTCGACCGGCAACCTGCTGGTCCCCGACGACGAGACCGTTTTCGAGGTGCTCAAGTCGGGCCGCCGCCGGATGGCGGTTCACGCCGAGGACGAGGACCGGCTGATCGCCCGAGCCGGCCTGCGCGAAGCCGGCAACCCGGCGACCCATCCGATTTGGCGCGACGTCGAGACGGCGTTGCTCGCGACACAACGCCTGCTGGCTTTGGCCCGCCGGGTCGGACGGCGGGTCCACGTCCTCCATGTCACGACCAGCGACGAAATGGACCTGCTCGCCGCCAACAAGGACCTGGCTACGGTCGAAACCACGCCGCAACATCTGACCCTGGCCGCGCCCGACTGCTACGACCGGCTCGGCACCTACGCGCAGATGAATCCGCCGATCCGCGATGCCGATCACCAAGCCGGCCTGTGGCGGGCGGTGGCCGATGGCGTCGTCGATGTTATCGGCTCCGACCACGCACCCCACACCCGGGAAGAGAAGGACCGGCCCTATCCGGAGAGCCCCTCGGGGATGCCCGGGGTGCAAACGCTGCTGCCGCTCCTGCTCGATCATGCCGCGGCGGGACGGCTTTCGCTCGAGCGCGTCGTCGATTTGACGTCGGCCGGGCCGCAGCGGATCTACGGCATTGCCGGCAAGGGCCGCATCGCCCGTGGCTACGATGCCGATTTCGCCGTCGTCGATCTCGATGCCAAATGGACCATCACCGACGACTGGATCGCGAGCCGTTGTGGGTGGACACCCTTCGACGATATGACGATTACCGGCCGCACCGTGACGACCATCCTGCGTGGCCGGCTCGCCGTGCGCGACGGCGAGGTCTTGGGCGATCCGGGCGGCCGGCCGGTTCGCTTCGTCGAGACTCTCGAGAAAGATCAGGCCTCGGGTACGTAG
- a CDS encoding folate-binding protein YgfZ has translation MSESVYVIPENRGFIAVSGPDARTFLQGIVTNDVGAVGPATAQYGAMLTPQGRVMWDFVLAEIDSRLVLQCEADRLPAFLKRLSMYRFRAEATVEDASAEFAAVVFPGAAALAALDLGDNAGAARPWHGGSLFADPRLPALGARAIVAKSALDAALAETGFDAGERDAYDQLRLSLGVPSGAVDLPPEKALPLEVGFDELHGVSWTKGCYMGQELTARMNYRALVKKRLLPVAIDGPAPEPGSPVELDGKAVGEMRSSNGALGLAYLRLEAATAGTPLSCGGAALRPQFPPWLKLPAE, from the coding sequence ATGTCCGAATCTGTCTATGTCATTCCTGAGAACCGCGGCTTCATCGCTGTTTCCGGACCCGACGCGCGAACCTTCCTGCAGGGAATCGTCACCAACGATGTCGGCGCGGTAGGCCCGGCGACGGCGCAGTACGGCGCCATGCTGACGCCCCAAGGCCGCGTGATGTGGGACTTTGTGCTCGCCGAGATCGATAGCCGGCTGGTGCTCCAATGCGAGGCTGACCGCCTGCCCGCATTTCTCAAACGCCTGTCGATGTATCGGTTCCGCGCCGAGGCGACGGTCGAAGACGCCAGCGCCGAGTTTGCCGCGGTCGTCTTTCCCGGCGCCGCGGCGCTCGCCGCGCTCGACCTCGGCGACAATGCCGGTGCCGCCAGACCATGGCACGGCGGGTCCCTGTTCGCCGATCCGCGCCTGCCCGCGCTTGGCGCCCGCGCCATTGTTGCGAAGTCGGCCCTGGACGCGGCGTTGGCGGAGACCGGCTTCGACGCCGGCGAACGTGACGCCTACGATCAGCTGCGGCTTTCCCTCGGCGTCCCCTCCGGTGCGGTCGACTTGCCGCCGGAAAAGGCACTGCCGCTCGAGGTCGGCTTCGACGAACTGCACGGCGTCAGCTGGACCAAGGGATGCTACATGGGCCAGGAATTGACGGCGCGGATGAATTACCGGGCGCTGGTCAAGAAGCGGCTACTCCCGGTCGCCATCGACGGACCGGCGCCGGAACCGGGATCGCCGGTCGAGCTCGACGGCAAAGCTGTCGGCGAGATGCGTTCGTCCAATGGTGCGCTCGGTCTCGCTTACCTCCGCCTCGAAGCCGCAACCGCGGGAACACCGCTCAGCTGTGGCGGCGCGGCGCTGCGGCCGCAATTCCCGCCTTGGCTGAAATTGCCGGCGGAATAG
- a CDS encoding HIT family protein: protein MSADPDCIFCKIVAGGIPCFKLYEDDDTLAFMDINPANEGHSLAIIKAHYQDIHKVPEELIAACVKTAKRVAAGIEKALSPDGLNLIQANGPGALQSVPHFHIHILPRRMGDELKLNWGHIPGDVDAVKAAYEKVKAAI from the coding sequence ATGAGCGCGGATCCGGACTGTATCTTCTGCAAAATCGTGGCCGGCGGGATTCCCTGTTTCAAGCTTTACGAGGACGATGACACCCTCGCCTTCATGGACATCAACCCGGCCAACGAGGGCCATTCACTGGCGATCATCAAGGCCCACTATCAAGACATCCACAAGGTGCCCGAAGAGCTGATCGCGGCCTGCGTCAAGACCGCGAAGCGCGTTGCCGCGGGCATCGAGAAGGCGCTGTCGCCCGACGGCCTGAATCTGATCCAGGCCAACGGGCCGGGGGCGCTGCAATCGGTGCCGCATTTCCATATCCATATTCTGCCGCGCCGGATGGGCGACGAACTCAAGCTCAATTGGGGCCATATCCCGGGTGACGTGGATGCCGTCAAGGCGGCCTACGAAAAGGTCAAGGCGGCGATCTGA
- a CDS encoding methylmalonyl Co-A mutase-associated GTPase MeaB: MLDTIKRNGKTALARALGELERSPDGPASLDLLDAAYAAPRAHVLGVTGPPGVGKSTLLNALIAAWRGEDRTVGVIAVDPSSRRSGGALLGDRTRIKTAPGDDGVYVRSMAARDRLGGLAGLTWPATVLMRALYDAVVVETVGVGQSEGDVADTTDTVVLCIQPGAGDSLQFMKAGIIEIPDIVVVTKGDLGAPAARTESDARGALDLSGVAGGWAVPVMTISATQGTGLDRLIATIDDHRAYLTDAGRLAALRRRQAENWLSRSVEDAYGREGLIRAGPLALSAGQSPFRRRQEIVTILRG; the protein is encoded by the coding sequence ATGCTCGATACGATCAAACGGAACGGCAAAACCGCCCTGGCGCGAGCGCTGGGTGAGCTCGAACGTTCACCCGATGGGCCCGCCAGCCTCGATCTTCTGGACGCGGCCTATGCTGCCCCCCGGGCGCATGTTCTTGGCGTCACCGGTCCTCCGGGCGTTGGTAAGTCGACGTTGTTGAACGCGCTGATCGCCGCCTGGCGCGGGGAAGACCGGACGGTCGGTGTCATCGCCGTCGATCCGTCGTCGCGACGCAGCGGTGGTGCCTTGCTCGGCGATCGCACCAGGATAAAGACGGCGCCCGGCGACGACGGTGTCTACGTTCGCTCGATGGCGGCTCGAGACCGGCTCGGCGGCCTCGCCGGCCTGACCTGGCCGGCCACCGTGTTGATGCGCGCGCTATATGACGCCGTCGTCGTCGAGACCGTTGGCGTCGGCCAGTCCGAGGGCGATGTCGCCGATACGACCGACACCGTGGTGCTCTGCATCCAGCCCGGCGCCGGCGACAGCTTGCAATTCATGAAGGCCGGCATCATCGAAATTCCCGACATCGTCGTCGTGACCAAGGGCGATCTCGGGGCGCCGGCGGCGAGGACCGAATCGGATGCCCGTGGTGCGCTCGACCTGTCGGGTGTCGCCGGCGGCTGGGCGGTGCCGGTGATGACGATTTCGGCGACCCAGGGAACCGGCCTCGACCGGCTGATCGCTACCATCGACGATCATCGCGCCTACCTCACCGATGCCGGGCGCTTGGCCGCGCTGCGTCGACGGCAAGCGGAGAATTGGCTCAGCCGGTCGGTCGAGGACGCCTATGGTCGCGAAGGCCTCATTCGCGCCGGTCCGTTGGCGTTATCCGCCGGCCAGTCCCCGTTCCGGCGCCGACAGGAGATCGTGACCATCCTCCGTGGTTGA
- a CDS encoding pyruvate, phosphate dikinase, whose translation MTKWVYGFGDGVAEGSAAMRDLLGGKGANLAEMSNLGLPVPPGFSITTEVCTAFYANDRTYPSGLAEEVETALAEVEKTADARFGDPDNPLLVSVRSGARASMPGMMDTVLNLGLNDATVEGLSAMSGDPRFARDSYRRFMQMYGDVVLGVDHHNFEDLLDRLKEERGAALDTELGADDLDDLIGRYKDMVEERLGQPFPQDPNEQMWRAIDAVFDSWMNQRAMTYRRLHNIPQEWGTAVNVQAMVFGNMGDDCATGVAFTRNPSTGENEFYGEYLVNAQGEDVVAGIRTPQNLTVAGKEAQNSTMPAMEEVMPDVFTQLGDVRQRLEAHYRDMQDIEFTVQKGKLWMLQTRSGKRTTQAALRIAVEMVDAGLIDRAAAVSRIDPAVLDQLLHPTLDPDVDRAVLGRGLPASPGAASGKIVFSADAAEDMAHKGENVILVRVETSPEDIHGMHAARGILTTRGGMTSHAAVVARGMGRPCVAGAGGLRIDYHAGTMKAGDNVVRSGDLITLDGSTGEVMRGAVPTIQPQLSAEFERLMGWADEIRRLGVRANADTPKDVKTAREFGAEGIGLCRTEHMFFESERITAVREMILAGDAEGRRTALDKILPMQREDFTEIFEIMAGLPVTIRLLDPPLHEFLPKDEGEMEEVARAAGSDLETVRATTLRLHETNPMLGHRGCRLGVSYPEISRMQAQAIFEAAVAAGKKTGRPVVPEVMIPLAASVVEIDLLKKEIDDAADQVAEETGTKVEYLVGTMIELPRAALRADVIAKTAEFFSFGTNDLTQTTFGLSRDDAGSFLDMYLQKGIIDHDPFVSIDVAGVGELVSIGCERGRATRPDIKLGICGEHGGDPASIAFFEGVGLDYVSCSPFRVPIARLAAAQAALGVREG comes from the coding sequence ATGACCAAGTGGGTCTACGGCTTCGGCGACGGCGTGGCGGAAGGCAGCGCGGCGATGCGCGATTTGCTCGGCGGTAAGGGCGCGAACCTCGCCGAGATGAGCAATCTCGGCCTGCCGGTGCCGCCGGGATTCTCCATCACCACCGAGGTCTGCACCGCCTTCTATGCCAACGACCGAACCTATCCGTCGGGGCTTGCGGAGGAGGTCGAAACCGCGTTGGCGGAGGTCGAAAAGACCGCCGACGCCCGCTTTGGCGACCCCGACAACCCGCTTTTGGTGTCGGTCCGCTCGGGCGCCCGCGCTTCGATGCCCGGCATGATGGATACCGTCCTCAATCTGGGGCTCAACGACGCGACCGTCGAGGGCCTGTCCGCGATGAGCGGGGATCCGCGCTTCGCCCGCGACAGCTATCGCCGGTTCATGCAGATGTACGGCGACGTCGTTCTCGGCGTCGACCACCACAATTTCGAAGACTTGCTCGATCGGTTGAAGGAGGAGCGTGGTGCGGCGCTCGATACCGAGCTCGGTGCCGACGATCTCGACGACCTGATCGGCCGCTACAAGGACATGGTCGAGGAACGTCTCGGCCAACCCTTCCCCCAGGATCCGAACGAGCAGATGTGGCGCGCGATCGACGCCGTCTTCGATAGCTGGATGAACCAGCGCGCGATGACCTATCGCCGGCTCCACAACATTCCCCAGGAATGGGGCACGGCGGTCAACGTCCAGGCCATGGTGTTCGGCAATATGGGCGATGATTGCGCCACCGGTGTCGCTTTTACGCGCAATCCATCGACCGGCGAGAACGAGTTCTACGGTGAATATCTGGTCAATGCGCAAGGCGAGGACGTGGTTGCCGGCATTCGCACGCCGCAGAACCTGACCGTGGCCGGCAAAGAGGCGCAGAACAGCACTATGCCGGCGATGGAAGAGGTGATGCCCGACGTCTTCACCCAACTCGGCGACGTGCGTCAGCGGCTGGAGGCCCATTACCGCGACATGCAGGACATCGAGTTCACGGTGCAGAAGGGCAAGCTGTGGATGCTACAGACGCGAAGCGGCAAACGCACCACGCAGGCCGCGTTGCGTATTGCCGTCGAGATGGTCGACGCCGGCCTGATCGATCGTGCGGCCGCGGTTTCGCGGATCGATCCGGCCGTGCTCGACCAGCTGTTGCATCCGACGCTCGACCCCGACGTCGATAGGGCGGTGCTCGGACGCGGCCTGCCCGCCTCGCCGGGGGCGGCATCGGGCAAGATCGTGTTCAGCGCCGACGCCGCCGAGGACATGGCGCACAAGGGTGAGAACGTCATCCTGGTCCGCGTCGAGACCAGCCCCGAGGACATCCACGGCATGCATGCGGCGCGCGGCATCCTGACTACGCGCGGCGGCATGACCAGCCACGCCGCCGTCGTCGCCCGCGGTATGGGAAGGCCATGCGTTGCCGGGGCCGGCGGTCTGCGCATCGATTATCACGCCGGTACCATGAAAGCCGGCGACAACGTGGTTCGCTCCGGGGACTTGATCACCCTCGACGGCAGCACCGGCGAGGTTATGCGCGGGGCGGTGCCGACGATTCAGCCGCAACTGTCGGCGGAGTTCGAGCGCTTGATGGGGTGGGCCGACGAGATTCGCCGCCTCGGCGTTCGCGCCAATGCGGATACCCCCAAGGACGTGAAAACGGCGCGGGAATTCGGCGCCGAAGGCATCGGCCTCTGTCGCACCGAGCACATGTTCTTCGAAAGCGAGCGCATCACCGCGGTACGCGAGATGATTCTCGCCGGTGACGCCGAAGGCCGGCGAACGGCGCTCGACAAGATCCTGCCCATGCAGCGGGAGGATTTTACCGAGATCTTCGAGATCATGGCCGGGCTGCCGGTAACGATCCGCCTCCTCGACCCGCCGCTGCACGAGTTCCTGCCCAAGGACGAGGGGGAGATGGAGGAGGTCGCAAGGGCCGCCGGCAGCGACCTGGAGACAGTCCGGGCGACCACGCTCCGACTCCACGAGACCAACCCCATGCTCGGCCATCGCGGCTGTCGCCTCGGCGTCAGCTACCCGGAGATTTCGCGCATGCAAGCCCAGGCGATCTTCGAAGCGGCGGTGGCGGCGGGAAAGAAGACCGGCCGGCCGGTGGTGCCCGAGGTGATGATCCCGCTCGCTGCCAGCGTCGTCGAAATCGACTTGCTCAAGAAGGAAATCGACGATGCCGCCGATCAGGTTGCCGAAGAGACCGGCACGAAGGTCGAATACCTCGTCGGCACCATGATCGAACTGCCGCGAGCGGCGCTGCGCGCCGACGTCATCGCCAAGACCGCGGAGTTCTTCAGCTTCGGCACCAATGACCTGACCCAGACCACCTTCGGCCTGTCGCGCGACGACGCCGGCAGTTTTCTCGACATGTACCTGCAGAAGGGCATCATCGACCACGACCCTTTCGTATCGATCGACGTCGCCGGCGTCGGCGAGCTGGTCTCGATCGGCTGCGAGCGCGGCCGGGCGACGCGTCCCGATATCAAGCTCGGCATTTGCGGCGAGCATGGCGGCGACCCGGCATCGATCGCCTTCTTCGAGGGAGTCGGGCTCGACTATGTTTCCTGTTCCCCGTTCCGGGTCCCGATCGCCCGCCTCGCCGCCGCCCAGGCGGCGCTTGGGGTACGGGAAGGCTAG